GGAGTGGATGCCGGTGCGCGCCAAGGGCTCCGGCGCCGAGGTGCAGATCTATCGCCGACTGCGCTTCGGCACCCTGGCCGAGTTGTCCATGCTCGATCTGCGCAGCTATCGCGATCAAGAGGCGAAGCCGGGCGCGGGCTGGCGCGAGGCGGACAACCCGGCGCGCACGATCACCGGCAAGGCCCAAATGGATTGGCTCACCGCCGGTTTGGCGTCCGCACCGGTGCAGTGGAAGCTCGTCGGCAATTCGGTGATGATCGCGCCGCTGGTCTTCCCGCCGCTGGAACCGGCCACCACCGCGGCCATCACCGGCACCCTCGGCGTGCCGCAGTCCGGCGTCATCGTGAACGGCGACCAGTGGGACGGGTACACCGCGGACCGGCAGCGGCTGTTCCGCGCGATCACCGAACAGCAGGTCGGCGACGTGGTGTTCCTGACCGGCGACATCCATTCCTCCTGGGCCGCAGACCTTCCCGTCGATGCCGCCAACTATCCCGGCGGTCCCACCGTCGGCGCGGAGTTCGTCGTCCCCTCGGTCACCTCGACCAGTGTCGGCGATCTACTGAAGGTGAATTCCGCTCCGATCGCCGAGTCGATCAAGGGCGTGAACCACCACATGCGCTACGTGGAACTGGATTCGCACGGCTACGGAGTACTGGAAATCACCCCCGCCCAATCCCAAATGGACTGGTTCTACCTCCTCGACGTAGCGGACCCGAATTCCGCAGTCCGCCACGCCACCTCACTCGCCGTCCCCACCGGCGGCCGCCTGGAACCCCGCCCCTCCCCTATCACCTGAGGGTCGACCATCCGCCCTCCGAGCGCGACCGCTGCGAACCACCATGCACCCGAACGACGCGGGATGCGGGCTAGCCGCCAGAGCCAGACCGCCACGAGCCACAACCTATGGAGGCGAACGCCGCGGAGATATGGGCTAGTCGCTGGAACCAGACCCGTCCACCCGTCCGAGAGCGACCGCCGCGAAACACCATGGATGTGAACGACGGGGAATGCGGGCTGGCCGCTGGAACCGGACCAGACAACCGCCGCAAGCCACCAACTGCGGAGGCGAACGCCGCGGAGATACGGGCTAGCCGGGGGAGCCAGGCTCGGCAACCGCCGCGAACCGCGGCGGACGACGCTGCCGACTCGCGACTCACTTGACGGTGCGGCTACGCGGCGCGTGTCCGACGGCCGTGTGCCTGTGTGATCGAGCAGAGTTGCGCGTCGACGGTGCTATTCGCCGCCTCCGCCGCCTCCGCCTCCGCCGCAACCACCACCTCCACCTCCGCAGCTGCCGCCGTCCCCTCCGCTGCACCCGCCGCCGATGCCGATTCCTGCGCTGCCGAGGGCCCACCAGCGGGCGTCTTTCTTGCGGAGACGGCGGTTTCGCCGGCCTCGCCGGTAGTCGCCGCTCAGGGCGCTGCCTGCGGCGCGGGCGCGGGTCATGGAGTCGCCGGAGTCGATTCGGTGGGCGCTGCGTCGGCGCAGCACCAGCACGATCGCTACTGAAATCAGCGCTAGGACGACGATTCCCACCACTACATAGATCATCGGGCTGTTCCTCTCACAAACACGTTCACAGTCCCCCGCCCCCGCAACCCCCGCCGCCGGATCCACCGAGATCGGTGCCCGCACCGCCCATGGTTTTGTCGGCGAAGTCTTTCTTCTTGCGGCGGCGGCGATTTCGGCTGCTCATGTAGCCCCCGCTCAGCGCGCTACCACTGCGCCGGGCGCGGGTGAGGGCATCTTCGGCAGCCGCTCGGCGCCGCGCCCGTCCGCGCGCTACCAGCGCCGCCGCGGCCGCACCGACCGCGAGCACGACAGCAACAACGATGACAATCAGCAGGACATCGCTCATCGGGCTACCTCTTTCCCCACCCTGGTGAACAGCTCAGGATACGGTGAGACAGCAGCTCTCGGAAACCCTCAATTATGTGGTGGCCGTTGGGTTTACTCGGACCAGCGCTCTTCCAGCATGGCCGACACGTCCTCGGCGAAGTCGCCGATGATGTCGTCGCCGGTGCACCGTGCGTCTTCGGCGAGCGCGGCCCAGCGGTTGATCAGCGCTTCCGAGCGCGGCACGGACAGTCCGTGTTCGCGGGCGGCGGCGATGCGCGCGTGGTCAGCAGGCAGGAACCAATAGGTCGACAGCCAGACCCAGATGAGCCGAGCCTCGAGGATGCGTTCCGACAGCAACTCGTCGTCGGCCAGCGCCGGCCACACGCCGACGACCTCGGACCGCCACGCCTCGACCATCTGACTGGCCCGTTCCCGGGACAGCTCGAAATCGCAGAGGCAGCCGGGGAACGAGACCAGCGCGTAGGCGATGTCGAGTGTGGCGTCGCGGAAACCGCCCCACTCGTAGTCCAGGAAGCGAGCGCCCTCTTCGTTGAGGATGACGTTGTCGGGGCACAGGTCCGACGGGCTGAACGCGCGGAACCGCCCCGCAGAGAACAACCGGTTACCGCGCACGATGCGCTCGGCGATCTCGCCGGGCACCTCGATGCCGAGTTCGCGCTGTAATAGGCCGGGCACCTCGGCGATCGCCGATTCGGCCTGCTGCGCGATGCCGTCGACCCGGTGCACCACGTCGACCCGGCGCAGCAGCGCGACGAAATCGGCCTCGCGGCCGACCGTGGCGGCGTGCATCCGGCCGAGCGCCTGCGCGAACGCCATCAGCGCGTTCCTGGTCGCGGGTTCGGCGCCGGACTGCAGCACCTGCGTGAGTAGCGAATTCTCGCCGAGGTCGCTGAGGATGAGCAACCGTTCCGGCAAGCTGTGCGCGATCAGGTAGGCACCGGGCCGGTGTTCCCGGCTCAAGGCGGTGGTGAACTGATACGACACGGCTTCACGGAGGAACGCGGAGTCGATGCTGGCGACTCCGGGGGCAAGACCACCCGTGGTGCGGTCCTGAGCGTGTCCGCGAACCTGTTTGACGATGAGGGTGCGCGGCAACGAGAAGGCGTTTTCCGCAACACGCACACGGAGAACCGTCGTTCTACCACTACCGCTGAGTTCGATCGGATCGCTCAGCTTTACCGGAGCACCCATTCGCTTTGTGAGCAACTGTTGCGCTGCGGACACGACTTCGGCGGCGCGTTCGGCCAATAGTGCGGTCATCGCCATTCAAGTTACTCGCATCGGGTCACTTCTAGCGAGCGGTTACACAACCTTTCCGCGTCGTTCGGCGTGTCTCGCTCGAGGTTACCGAACGCGGGCTCGTTGCTTGACACCATTGCACCCGTCAGGTTTTCTCATCGTCAACTGCTCTGCGCCACACCGCAAACCAGTTGAGTGGAAAGGTCTATGGCATGACCGGCACACCGCCTCCCCCGCCCCGCGAATCCACTGGCGACGCTCCCGATCACGGAGACGACGAGCGCCGCGCAGCGCGGTCCGGCCAACACGAAAGTCCCATTCCGCCGCCCGCGGAACCGAGCGCCGGACATGGCAGGCACGAGATGGCAGGGCCCGCCGGGTACCCGCAGTTCGAGGGCCCGGGCGCGGCGCAGTACGGCAGCGAACCGGTCGAATCCGCGCCGCCGATGCCGCCTCGGCAACAGCCCAGCTACGAGTCGGGCGGTGCGTCGCCGCAGCAGTCGAGCCACGATCCGGCGGAACCGTCCGCGCAGCCGAGTTACGCGCCGCCACCTGGTACGCCGGCACAGCAATCCGCACAGTCGAGTTATGCGCCAACCGGAATGCCCCCGCAGCAATCCGAGCAGTCGGGTTACGCGCCGTCCGGAACGCCCTCGCAGCAATCCGGGCAACCGGGCTACGCGCCCTCCGGAACACCCCCGAAGCAGTCCGCGCAACCGGGCTACGCACCACCTGGAACGCCCTCGCAGCAATCCGGGCAACCGGGCTACGCGCCCTCCGGAACACCCCCGCAGCAGTCCGCGCAACCGGGATACGCACCACCTGGAACGCCCCCGCAGGAGCCGGGTTACGGTCCGTCGGGACCGCCGCCGCAACAGACCCCGCAACCGAGCTACGGCCCACCCGGAACGCCCTCACCGCAGCCTGTGGAACCCAGTTACGGCCCGCCTGGAACCGGTACGCCGTACGGGCCGCCGGATCAGTACGCGGCCCAGCCCGGTATGGCGCCGCCGCCCGGCGCACTGCCGCCCGACCAGCCGGTCTACGGATATCAGCAGGCTGCGACCGCACCCGGTACGCTCGATGTCGGCCAGGCGCTCAGCTACGGCTGGGAGCGGTTCCGCTCGAATTTCGGCCCGTGGCTGGCCGTCGTAGCCTGTGGCCTGGTCATCTATCTGGCATTCGTGGTGATCGTGCAGCTGACGAACCCGACGTCGATGCTGCCGCTGCTGCTCGTCTTCCTCGCGGTACTCGCGGGCGTGTGGCTGCTCCAGGCGGCGATGGTGCGCGGCGCACTGTACGAAACCGACGGCACCAAGCCATCTTTCGGCTCGTACTTCCGTTTCGTGAATGCGGGCAACGTGCTGCTCACCGCATTGCTCGCGTTCGCGTTGACCTGCATCGCGTCCGCCGCCTGCCTGCTGCCGGGTCTGGTCGTCGGCATCCTGTGCATGTTCTCGCTGCATTTCGTCGTCGACCAGAACGAGGGACCGTTCGAGGCGATCAAGTCCAGTGCGATGCTGGTGATCGCGAACATCTGGCCGGTGCTGCTGCTCACCCTGTCGGTGCTGCTGGTGACGTTCGTCGGCGCGCTGCTCTGCGGTCTCGGATTGCTGATCGCGGGTCCGGTTTCAGTCATCGCCGTCACCTACGCCTACCGCACCCTCACCGGCGGTGTCGTCGCCGCGCTCTGATCCCGCAGTGTCCCCGCGTTTTTCACCGCACGCACTACCGCTGTGAAAGACGCGGGGGCTCAGTGGATCCCACCGCTCGCATGCCGAGCCAGTGCTTGAAACGCTCGACCGGGCCCGCCGCTTTGCCTGCGTGCGGGCGCAGTTGCAGCACGATCACACCCGCGATCACGATGCCCGCGAGGTTCACCGCCAACTGACCCGCGGACATGAACGCGACGTGCCATTCCCCCAAAGTCGCTGCGACAACGGCGAATCCGGCCGCGGGCACGGTTGTCACCGAGATGAACACCCCGATCAGCGCGGCCGATTTCGCAGTCACCAGGGAAAGCATGCCCGCCGCGCCCGCCAGCAGCGCGACCACCAGCGAGAACGGCCCGACCTCATAGATGAAGTCGACGTTCTTGATGCTTTCCACTCCGTGCAGCGTGATCCATCCGAACTGCTCCCACAGCAGGGTCGCCACCAGCGTGACCAGCATCGCCACCGGGAATCCGATGGCGAGCGCCAGCGCCGAACGTCGCGCGAGCCGGAAATCCCGCAGCACCAAGCCGACCGCGAACGCGGCCAGCGGACCGAACTCCGGACCCACCACCATCGCGCCGACGATCGTCACCGGCGAATCGGTGGCCACACCCACCGCGGCGAGCAGGCAGGCGATGGTGAGGAACGCGAGGAAGCTCGAGTTGAGCGTCGACTCCTCGTGTACCTGCGCCAGCAGTTCCTCCCACACCACCGCGTCCGTCGGATCCCCCGGCGCCTCCTCGACCGCCCGATCCCCCGCCTCGGACAGCACGGTCTCGACCGGGCCCAAGGTGATTCCGCCGGTTTTGCAGATGCCGAGCGCGGTCAGCTCCTCGAGTACGTCGTTGGCCGCTTCCCGAGCCACGTCGGCTTGAATCAGGTCGCCGGCCGGTTCCAGCGCGACCCCGCGCGCCAACGTCACATGCGTGGCGCCCGGGTTCGCGGCGAGCACCGACAACACGTCGTCGGTCGACTCCGGCGGGCTGATCATGCGCAAGTGCAACAACGGATTTCCTCTGGTCGGTGCCCACCTGAGGAAGGCAACGGATCGAACTGACCAGAAGGTACCGTTCGCGCGCGCGACACAGCGCACTCTGCGCACCGACCGACCTCGTGTCGGGCGCACCAGTCCCGCTCCGGCGACGCGGCACACGCCGCACGCCAGCGGGTCTGGTGTCGAGCAGCACGGTCCGCACGGGCGAGGCGACGCACCTTGCCCGCCGACCAGACTCGTTTCGAGCGACACGGATCCCGTGCGAGCAGGTGTGGTGCACCCGCTCCCCCGACCGCCCTTATGTCAGGCCACACCGGCATTGCTCCGGCGACGCGGCACACCGCACGCTAGGCCGCCCTCCTGTCGAGCGACACGGGTCCGCGCGAATAGACGCAGCGCCCCGATCCGCCCTCGTGTAGGGCGGCACCCGTCTCGCTCGGGCGGCGCGATCACCGAGCCGGATCACGCACCGCCCGCAGCGATCTACTCCGCTTTGGCCGCGGCCTGCTCGGGCTTCGGCGCGGGCTTGGCGTCCAGTCCTGCTTCCTTGCGCTGTTGCGCGGTGATGGGCGCGGGGGCGTCGGTCAGCGGGTCGACGCCGCCGCCGGTCTTCGGGAACGCGATCACTTCGCGGATCGAGTCCAGTCCGGCGAGCAGTGCGACGATCCGGTCCCAGCCGAAGGCGATGCCGCCGTGCGGCGGTGCGCCGAACGCGAAGGCGTCCAACAGGAAGCCGAACTTCTCCTGCGCCTCCTCGTTGCTGATGCCCATCACCTTGAACACGCGTTCCTGCACGTCGCGCCGGTGGATGCGGATGCTGCCGCCACCGATCTCGTTGCCGTTGCAGACGATGTCGTAGGCGTAGGCGAGGGCGGACCCCGGGTCGGTGTCGAAGCTGTCGACCGACTCCGGCTTCGGCGAGGTGAACGCGTGATGCACCGCGGTCCAGGCCGAATGACCGAGCGCCACATCGCCGCTCGCGGTCGCCTCGGCGGCCGGCTCGAACATCGGCGCGTCCACGATCCACACGAACGACCACGCGCTCTCGTCGATCAGGCCGACCTTGCGAGCGATCTCGCCGCGCGCCGCACCCAGCAACGCGCGCTGCGCCTTCGCCGGACCCGCCGCGAAGAACACGCAGTCACCCGGTACCGCGCCGACATGCTTGGCCAGTCCGTCGCGTTCGGCGTCGCTCAGGTTCTTGGCGACCGGCCCGCCGAGCGTGCCGTCCTCGTTGACCAGCACATACGCCAGGCCCTTCGCGCCACGCTGCTTCGCCCACTCCTGCCAGGCGTCGAGCTGGCGGCGCGGCTGGCTCGCGCCACCCGGCATGACCACCGCGCCGACGTATTCGGCCTGGAACACCCGGAACGGGGTGTCTTTGAAGTACTCCGCGCACTCGGTGATCTCGATGCCGAAACGCAGGTCCGGCTTGTCGGAACCGAAGCGGCGCATGGCTTCCGCGTAGGTCATATGCGGGATCGGCGTCGGGATCTCGTAGCCGACCAGCTTCCACAGCGCCGCCAGGATCTGCTCGGCAAGCAGGATCACGTCGTCCTGGCGCACGAAGCTCATCTCGATGTCGAGCTGAGTGAATTCCGGCTGCCGGTCGGCCCGGAAGTCCTCGTCGCGGTAGCAGCGCGCGATCTGGTAGTAGCGTTCGATGCCGCCGACCATCAACAGCTGCTTGAACAGCTGCGGGCTCTGCGGCAGTGCGTAGAAGCTGCCCGGCTGCAACCGCGCGGGGACCAGGAAGTCGCGGGCGCCCTCCGGAGTCGAGCGGGTCAGCGTCGGCGTCTCCACCTCGACGAACTCGTGGTCCGCCAGCACGGCGCGGGCGGCGGCATTGGCCTTGGAGCGCAACCGGATCGCGTGCGCGGGGGTTTCCCGACGCAGGTCGAGGTAGCGGTACTTGAGCCGGGCTTCCTCGCCGGGCTGCTCGTCCAGCTGGAACGGCAGCGGCGCGCTCTCGTTCAGCACCTCGAGCTCGGTGACGTTCACCTCGATCGTGCCCGTCGGCAGCTCCGGGTTCTCGTTGCCGTCCGGCCGCAGCTCCACCACGCCCGTCACCCGGACGCAGTACTCCGCGCGCAACCGGTGCGCCTGCTCCGCCGGCGCGCCCTCCCGGAACACCGCCTGCGCCACACCCGACGCATCGCGCAGATCAATGAAGATCACGCCACCGTGGTCGCGCCGCCTGGCCACCCATCCGGTGAGGGTCACGGTCTGACCGGCGTGCTCGCTTCGCAGCGAACCAGCCAAGTGGGTGCGCAGCACAGGGTTCCTTTCGACGACTCCGGCACCGGCACGATACGACCAGGTGCGCTCCCATCGTAGTGAGACACATCCGCCGAGCGGAAACCGATCCGACCAGACCCGTGCCAAGCTGTATTCGCCTAGACTCCCGCCCCCGATTCCAGCCCCCGAATCCGGGCATAACCGAACCGACAGCCCTACCCCGACCACCCGCGAGCGGGCCCCGCCGCGGCCGACACCACACCCGAAACGCTCGACACCAACCACCCCAGCCCCGACAATCACCACCCGAACACCCTCGACCTCACCGGCGCCACCCAACAGATCACGACCCGAACCGTCACCGTTGCGACCTGCCCCATCACCACCTGAACACCGCGACCGTGCAGCCGAGACCCGACCGATCAACACCTGAACACCGACCGCAATGCACGACCCGAACCCTCGGCTCACCGCCACGCCCCAACCGACCACTTCCCGCACACCTGGTCTCACCGGCACAACCCAACCGGCCACCACCCGCCTGACCGCACAACCCAACCCGCACACCTGGTCTCACGGGCACGACCTGACCGACCCACCACCCGAACACCTTGACCGTGTAGCCCCGACCCGACCGATCAGCATGTACACCGCGCGACCCAAATAGCGCCGTTTCAACCCACGCAACCACTCACAAACCTTCGACCACAACCACAACCACAACTCAACGAGATCACCCCACCCCGCCTACAGCGCAGCGAATAGGCGCGACATAACCCCCGAACCCAACCGCCACGGAGCGAGCCCGACGAGCGACCCGTTCGCGGCCGTCTCGCTTCTCAGCTGTCGAAGCGCATGCGCCGAAGGCGCGAGTCTCGACAGCTGAGAAGCGAGGCCCACCCGCCACCCGACCGCCACCCCTCACTGAATCGCTCCGCGATGCTGAAGCAGAGGGCCGCGAACAACGCCGCGCCCGCGCGGCCAACAACACAGAAAGCGACGACGATGACCTTCAACGAGGGCATGCAGATCGATCCGGATCGGGCGTCTTCCGGTGGTCCGGGTATGGGTGGCAAGATCGCGCTCGGCGGTGGCGCCGGCGGGTTGATCGTGCTGGTGCTCACTTTGTTGCTAGGTGGTGATCCCGGTTCGATTCTGGGGCAGTTCACGGGGTCGGAGGAGCAGCAGCAGACTCAGCCGGGTACCGCGGGTACGCCCGCGCATTGCAAGACCGGCGCGGATGCCAACAAGTATGTCGACTGCCGGGTGGTGTTGACCGCGCAGAGTTTGGATGCGGTGTGGTCGTCGGAGTTGCCCAAGCAGACCAACACGCGCTACGCGCAGCCGAAGCTGACGTTGTTCTCCGGTGCGACCGCGACCGGCTGCGGTAACGCGACGAGCGATGTCGGCCCGTTCTACTGCCCGGCCGACCGCACCGCCTATTTCGATGTCACCTTCTTCCAGGAGTTGGTGGACCGTTTCGGTTCCAGCGGTGGGCCGCTCGCCCAGGAGTACGTGGTGGCGCATGAGATCGGCCATCACATCCAGAATCAGCTCGGCGATATCGGTCGCGCGCAACAGGATCCGCGGGGCGCGAATTCGGGTGCGGTGCGCACCGAGTTGCAGGCCGACTGCTATGCCGGGATCTGGGCACATTTCGCCGACAAGACGCCTGCGCCCGGCGGCGGTCAGCCGTTCTTGAAGCCGTTGTCGGAGAACGACATCAAGGACGCGTTGTCCGCTGCCGCCTCGGTCGGCGACGATCGCATCCAGCGTGCGTCCAACCGCCGCGTGAACCGGGACATGTTCACCCACGGTGATTCCGAGCAGCGCCAGAAGTGGTTCCTCACCGGTTACCGCACCGGCCAGGTCAAAGCCTGCGACACCTACGCCGCCCCCGACCTCTCGAATCCCCCTGCCCTGCGTTGAGCCAGTTCCCCAGCCCAGCAACAGTTCTGAACCGTGCTGGGCCACGCGCACCCTGCGATGTTCCCGCGGAGGTGGCCTGCTGGAGCAGGCTCGTGGGCACACTGGACCGGCCCGGATCCGGGGCGCACACACCTCACTCTCGTCGCGTAGCCGACAGGTCCGCGCTGGTTGTCCGGGTGTAGCCGGTGTGCCAAGAGTGGTGCGGCTGAAGCTGGTTCAGATCGGGTGGGAAAAGGGCTGCTGGGGTGCGGGGGTGGGTGTCCGCATTGGATAATCGGTGTACGGCATTCATCGATGGTGTCGGGTGCCGGGATCGGTTGCGTGGTGGGCCGATCGGATCACCGGTGCGCAGCAGCGGCAGAGAGTGAATTGATGCGTGGTCTGAAAGCAGCACTGCTGGTCGTCCTGGTGGGCCTTGCCGGGAGCATGGGCACCGCGGGTGCGGATCCGAGCGTCGACTCCCCCGCGCTTCCGAGTTCGCACCCGCCGGTTTCGGCACCGATGGCGCTGCTAACCCTCACCACCATCCCGAACGCCTGGCAGCCGCGCATCGATCTGCGTCCGCAGCTTCAGGTCTTCGGTGACGGCCGCGCCGTACGGATCCCCGATGCCGTTGCGCCGCAACGCGGTCCGGACACGCCCGCAACCCAGGTCAACGGCCACATCCCCGCCGACGTGCTCACCGCCGCGCTCGCCGAGACCAAAGCGCTCGGCACCGTCGATCTCGGTGTCCCCAACGTCACCGACCAAGGCAGTCAGATCATCGACTTCATGCCCGCGCCCCCGGAGGAAGACCTCCACCTCGTCGTCTACGCCCCCGAATTCGACAACGGCCTCAACCCCGAACAACAAGCCGCCCGCAAACGCTTCGCCATCCTCTACCGCACCCTCCTGGACGCCTTCGTCCAAGACTGACGCCCAGGCCCCGAACGGAACGCGCACGATCCCGCGCCACACCCCCGACCAGCCGCACCCCTTCTGCCTTCCGCACCCGCTAAGCCATGCCATACCGGGTGCGACAACCCAGAACGAGTGCGAAGTCACTGAACACGCACACCAACGCCGAGCACGCCT
This genomic stretch from Nocardia brasiliensis ATCC 700358 harbors:
- a CDS encoding phosphotransferase family protein; the encoded protein is MTALLAERAAEVVSAAQQLLTKRMGAPVKLSDPIELSGSGRTTVLRVRVAENAFSLPRTLIVKQVRGHAQDRTTGGLAPGVASIDSAFLREAVSYQFTTALSREHRPGAYLIAHSLPERLLILSDLGENSLLTQVLQSGAEPATRNALMAFAQALGRMHAATVGREADFVALLRRVDVVHRVDGIAQQAESAIAEVPGLLQRELGIEVPGEIAERIVRGNRLFSAGRFRAFSPSDLCPDNVILNEEGARFLDYEWGGFRDATLDIAYALVSFPGCLCDFELSRERASQMVEAWRSEVVGVWPALADDELLSERILEARLIWVWLSTYWFLPADHARIAAAREHGLSVPRSEALINRWAALAEDARCTGDDIIGDFAEDVSAMLEERWSE
- a CDS encoding DUF389 domain-containing protein; the protein is MLHLRMISPPESTDDVLSVLAANPGATHVTLARGVALEPAGDLIQADVAREAANDVLEELTALGICKTGGITLGPVETVLSEAGDRAVEEAPGDPTDAVVWEELLAQVHEESTLNSSFLAFLTIACLLAAVGVATDSPVTIVGAMVVGPEFGPLAAFAVGLVLRDFRLARRSALALAIGFPVAMLVTLVATLLWEQFGWITLHGVESIKNVDFIYEVGPFSLVVALLAGAAGMLSLVTAKSAALIGVFISVTTVPAAGFAVVAATLGEWHVAFMSAGQLAVNLAGIVIAGVIVLQLRPHAGKAAGPVERFKHWLGMRAVGSTEPPRLSQR
- the aspS gene encoding aspartate--tRNA ligase, with translation MLRTHLAGSLRSEHAGQTVTLTGWVARRRDHGGVIFIDLRDASGVAQAVFREGAPAEQAHRLRAEYCVRVTGVVELRPDGNENPELPTGTIEVNVTELEVLNESAPLPFQLDEQPGEEARLKYRYLDLRRETPAHAIRLRSKANAAARAVLADHEFVEVETPTLTRSTPEGARDFLVPARLQPGSFYALPQSPQLFKQLLMVGGIERYYQIARCYRDEDFRADRQPEFTQLDIEMSFVRQDDVILLAEQILAALWKLVGYEIPTPIPHMTYAEAMRRFGSDKPDLRFGIEITECAEYFKDTPFRVFQAEYVGAVVMPGGASQPRRQLDAWQEWAKQRGAKGLAYVLVNEDGTLGGPVAKNLSDAERDGLAKHVGAVPGDCVFFAAGPAKAQRALLGAARGEIARKVGLIDESAWSFVWIVDAPMFEPAAEATASGDVALGHSAWTAVHHAFTSPKPESVDSFDTDPGSALAYAYDIVCNGNEIGGGSIRIHRRDVQERVFKVMGISNEEAQEKFGFLLDAFAFGAPPHGGIAFGWDRIVALLAGLDSIREVIAFPKTGGGVDPLTDAPAPITAQQRKEAGLDAKPAPKPEQAAAKAE
- the ypfJ gene encoding KPN_02809 family neutral zinc metallopeptidase; amino-acid sequence: MTFNEGMQIDPDRASSGGPGMGGKIALGGGAGGLIVLVLTLLLGGDPGSILGQFTGSEEQQQTQPGTAGTPAHCKTGADANKYVDCRVVLTAQSLDAVWSSELPKQTNTRYAQPKLTLFSGATATGCGNATSDVGPFYCPADRTAYFDVTFFQELVDRFGSSGGPLAQEYVVAHEIGHHIQNQLGDIGRAQQDPRGANSGAVRTELQADCYAGIWAHFADKTPAPGGGQPFLKPLSENDIKDALSAAASVGDDRIQRASNRRVNRDMFTHGDSEQRQKWFLTGYRTGQVKACDTYAAPDLSNPPALR